One genomic window of Azospirillum sp. TSH100 includes the following:
- a CDS encoding ABC transporter substrate-binding protein, whose translation MRKGLLATIAFTAAFTATTAVSGLLSGAAQAADPIKVGAIVSATGPASFLGDPEKKVLELYADRINKAGGVDGRPVQLTVYDDGGAADKAASFTKRLIESDGVDVIVGGTTTAATMAAVPLVERAGVPFISLAGAVVIVEPVKKWVFKTPHTDRMAAEKVMEDMKKRGLTKLALLSEDSGFGKSGREQTVAVAKERGIELVADETYGAKDTDVTAQLTKIKSNASAQAVLVFGLGQGPAVVTKNYRQLGIALPLYQSHGVASKEYIRLAGGAAEGVRLPAAGLVVAAQLADSDPQKKVVTEFTKVYEDSFNTEVSTFAGHAYDGLMIALDAVKRAGGTDKAKLRDAIEQTKGYVGTGGTVTMSAKDHMGLTLDAFHMVEVKQGDWALVK comes from the coding sequence ATGCGCAAAGGCCTGCTTGCCACCATTGCTTTCACTGCCGCTTTCACCGCCACGACTGCGGTGTCCGGCCTGCTGTCCGGGGCCGCCCAGGCCGCCGACCCGATCAAGGTCGGCGCCATCGTCTCGGCCACCGGCCCGGCCTCCTTCCTCGGCGATCCGGAGAAGAAGGTGCTGGAGCTGTATGCCGACCGCATCAACAAGGCGGGTGGCGTCGACGGCCGTCCGGTGCAGCTGACCGTCTATGACGACGGCGGCGCCGCCGACAAGGCCGCCTCCTTCACCAAACGCCTGATCGAGAGCGACGGCGTCGACGTGATCGTCGGCGGCACGACGACCGCGGCGACCATGGCGGCGGTGCCGCTGGTGGAGCGGGCCGGCGTGCCCTTCATCTCGCTGGCCGGCGCGGTGGTGATCGTGGAGCCGGTGAAGAAGTGGGTGTTCAAGACCCCGCACACCGACCGCATGGCCGCGGAAAAGGTGATGGAGGACATGAAGAAGCGCGGGCTGACCAAGCTGGCTCTGCTGTCCGAGGACAGCGGCTTCGGCAAATCGGGCCGCGAGCAGACCGTTGCCGTCGCCAAGGAGCGTGGGATCGAACTGGTCGCCGACGAGACCTATGGCGCCAAGGACACCGACGTCACCGCGCAGCTGACCAAGATCAAGAGCAACGCTTCCGCCCAGGCGGTGCTGGTGTTCGGCCTGGGCCAGGGCCCGGCGGTGGTGACCAAGAATTACCGCCAGCTTGGCATCGCGCTGCCGCTCTACCAGTCGCACGGCGTGGCGTCGAAGGAGTACATCCGGCTGGCCGGCGGTGCCGCCGAGGGTGTCCGCCTGCCGGCCGCCGGTCTGGTCGTCGCCGCGCAGCTGGCCGACAGCGATCCGCAGAAGAAGGTCGTGACCGAGTTCACCAAGGTCTACGAGGACAGCTTCAACACCGAGGTCTCGACCTTCGCCGGCCATGCCTATGACGGGCTGATGATCGCGCTGGACGCGGTGAAGCGCGCCGGCGGCACCGACAAGGCCAAGCTGCGCGACGCCATCGAGCAGACCAAGGGCTATGTCGGCACCGGCGGCACCGTGACCATGAGCGCCAAGGACCATATGGGCCTGACGCTGGACGCCTTCCACATGGTGGAGGTGAAGCAGGGCGATTGGGCGCTGGTGAAGTAA
- a CDS encoding branched-chain amino acid ABC transporter permease, whose protein sequence is MNALLHGRLTGLLALGAVIAILPAFLPNNFYLDIAILAGFNAVVCVGLNLLIGYAGQISLGHAGFFGIGAYASGVLVGTYGWPPVVALLAGAAFVGLLAFLVAKPILRLKGHYLAMATLGIGIIVSIVLRTESGLTGGPDGMMVEPFRIFGVELYGEKVWYWVVGVLLVGVVWLSLNLIDSPMGRALRAVHGSEVAAEVVGVDTARFKVLVFVLSAVFASVAGSLFAHYAGLITPAKADFFKSIELVTMVVFGGMASTFGAVVGAVVLTLLPQALTIFQDYQQIVLGGILMATMVFMPKGLLPTLAALIPARRRA, encoded by the coding sequence ATGAACGCACTCCTTCACGGGCGGCTGACCGGGCTTCTGGCGCTGGGCGCGGTGATCGCGATCCTGCCGGCCTTCCTGCCCAACAACTTCTATCTCGACATCGCAATCCTGGCCGGCTTCAACGCCGTGGTCTGCGTCGGGTTGAACCTGCTGATCGGCTATGCCGGGCAGATCAGCCTGGGCCATGCCGGCTTCTTCGGCATCGGCGCCTATGCCTCCGGCGTCCTTGTCGGCACGTACGGCTGGCCGCCGGTCGTGGCGCTGCTGGCCGGCGCCGCCTTCGTCGGGCTGCTGGCCTTCCTGGTCGCCAAGCCGATCCTGCGGCTGAAGGGCCATTACCTCGCCATGGCGACGCTCGGCATCGGCATCATCGTGTCGATCGTGCTGCGCACCGAAAGCGGCCTGACCGGCGGTCCCGACGGCATGATGGTCGAGCCGTTCAGGATCTTCGGCGTCGAGCTGTATGGCGAGAAGGTCTGGTACTGGGTGGTCGGCGTGCTGCTGGTCGGCGTGGTCTGGCTGTCCTTGAACCTGATCGACAGCCCGATGGGCCGTGCGCTGCGCGCCGTCCATGGCTCGGAGGTGGCGGCCGAGGTGGTCGGCGTCGACACCGCCCGCTTCAAGGTGCTGGTCTTCGTGCTGTCGGCGGTGTTCGCCAGCGTGGCCGGCAGCCTGTTCGCCCATTATGCCGGCCTGATCACCCCGGCCAAGGCCGACTTCTTCAAGTCGATCGAGCTGGTGACCATGGTGGTGTTCGGCGGCATGGCCTCGACCTTCGGCGCCGTCGTGGGTGCGGTGGTGCTGACGCTGCTGCCGCAGGCGCTGACGATTTTCCAGGATTACCAGCAGATCGTGCTGGGCGGCATCCTGATGGCGACGATGGTGTTCATGCCCAAGGGGCTGCTTCCCACCCTGGCGGCGCTGATCCCGGCGCGGAGGCGGGCATGA
- a CDS encoding ABC transporter ATP-binding protein: MLLEIEGLNSHYGRIHALKSASLTVREGELVALVGANGAGKTTLLRTLSGVHPASSGRITFDGCDITRMKASRRVAEGVVQVPEGRQLFGPQSVEDNLRLGAYRRGSGRPDDDIDRLYEMFPVLKVKRDQPAGTLSGGQQQIVALGRALMAKPRVLLLDEPSMGLAPLLVAEIFDAVQRLKREGTTILLVEQNAHAALAIADRGYVIETGEIVLSDSGAALLSNERVRQAYLGL, from the coding sequence ATGCTTCTGGAGATCGAGGGCCTCAACAGTCATTACGGCCGCATCCACGCGCTGAAATCGGCCAGCCTGACCGTGCGGGAAGGCGAGCTGGTGGCGCTGGTCGGTGCCAACGGGGCCGGCAAGACGACGCTGCTGCGCACCCTGTCCGGCGTCCATCCCGCCAGCAGCGGGCGCATCACCTTCGACGGCTGCGACATCACCCGGATGAAGGCGTCGCGCCGCGTCGCCGAAGGGGTGGTGCAGGTGCCGGAGGGCCGGCAGCTGTTCGGCCCGCAGAGCGTGGAGGACAACCTTCGCCTCGGCGCCTACCGCCGCGGCAGCGGCAGGCCGGACGACGACATCGACCGCCTGTACGAGATGTTTCCGGTGCTGAAGGTCAAGCGCGACCAGCCCGCCGGCACCCTGTCGGGCGGCCAGCAGCAGATCGTGGCATTGGGGCGCGCGCTGATGGCGAAGCCGCGCGTGCTTCTGCTCGACGAGCCCAGCATGGGGCTGGCGCCGCTGCTGGTCGCGGAGATCTTCGACGCCGTGCAGCGGCTGAAGCGCGAGGGCACCACCATCCTGCTGGTGGAGCAGAACGCCCACGCGGCGCTGGCCATCGCCGACCGCGGCTACGTGATCGAGACCGGCGAGATCGTGCTGAGCGACAGCGGTGCCGCCCTTCTCAGCAATGAACGGGTGCGGCAGGCTTATCTGGGGCTGTGA
- a CDS encoding ATP-binding protein yields MAYDLAENIAASAFVVLAYTFLIRRSGGCSLNTRQIVFGTVMALTAIFSMVHPIHIGPGIFIDARTPLIGLSALFGGPLSAAITAVTVAGYRIFLGGAGMEAGVANALLSFLTGVGFALWVKRRGVVLGAGPLLGFGLLLTLVSLSTLLLLPTLDLALQVGQRTAPALLAIVPLGTLFLGALLLREQRHHDAEQRLGESEARYRLLADNATDMILEMKADGSVRYLSPSVRDILGHDPAEIVGVAPANLLHPEDLESAAIAFAGLQPGSPPVTFTHRLRHRDGHYLWVESSMRPTVGSDGEFVVVGVVRDVTERKRYEEELSAARAEAEAANRVKSEFLASMSHEIRTPLNGVIGFADLLLATELTAEQRQYVALQREAGRGLLAIIGDILDYSKIEAGKLELEERPFDLHRLLRDCRDLMSNAASQKGLLLQLSLGGTVPRFVRGDEARIRQILLNLVGNAVKFTERGSVLVSAGLLSGQSGGDNGGDDGVAQVRLAVSDTGPGIPAADQANLFQRFSQGDRSTTRRYGGTGLGLIISKQLSELMGGQIGVQSSPGVGSTFWFELPLPVAAAPGLSIAASEGQRNEAAAPRSARILLAEDVPMNQIVTSSILCKAGHTVEVAEDGILAVEAMRRGEFDLVLMDMQMPRMDGLQATAAIRQLGGRRGAVPIIALTANALADQLQLCLDVGMNDHVTKPIERDTLLSAVDRWLDAKVTAELSEGDGMEEKAAVLAGVAPVSDSVPVLNRATLDTLADTLGADVLPRFIAGTLSELALRTDRISEAESAKAAAADAHAMVSLAGNVGLLELSRAARKLQHACEQQRPDVPVLKTELRDAVNRASATLQAALPTLGVAVETAR; encoded by the coding sequence ATGGCGTATGATCTTGCCGAGAACATCGCGGCGAGCGCCTTCGTCGTCCTTGCCTATACCTTCCTGATCCGCCGGTCCGGCGGTTGCAGCCTGAACACCCGCCAGATCGTCTTCGGGACGGTGATGGCGCTGACCGCCATCTTCTCGATGGTGCATCCGATCCATATCGGGCCCGGCATCTTCATCGACGCCCGGACTCCGCTGATCGGCTTGAGCGCGCTGTTCGGCGGTCCGCTGTCCGCCGCCATCACCGCCGTGACGGTTGCCGGCTACCGCATCTTCCTGGGCGGGGCGGGCATGGAGGCCGGCGTCGCCAATGCGCTGCTGTCCTTCCTGACCGGCGTCGGCTTCGCGCTGTGGGTGAAGCGGCGCGGGGTGGTGCTGGGTGCCGGTCCGCTGCTGGGATTCGGGCTGCTGCTGACGCTGGTGTCGTTGTCGACCCTGCTGCTGCTGCCCACCCTGGACCTGGCGTTGCAGGTGGGACAGCGCACGGCGCCGGCGCTGCTGGCCATCGTTCCGCTCGGCACCCTGTTCCTGGGCGCCCTGCTGCTGCGCGAGCAGCGCCATCACGATGCCGAACAGCGGCTTGGCGAGAGCGAGGCGCGGTACCGCCTGCTGGCCGACAACGCCACCGACATGATCCTGGAGATGAAGGCCGACGGGTCGGTGCGCTACCTGTCGCCGTCGGTGCGCGACATCCTGGGCCACGACCCGGCGGAGATCGTCGGCGTCGCCCCGGCCAACCTGCTGCACCCCGAGGACTTGGAAAGCGCGGCGATCGCCTTCGCCGGCCTGCAGCCGGGATCGCCCCCGGTCACCTTCACGCACCGGCTGCGCCACCGCGATGGCCATTACCTGTGGGTCGAATCCAGCATGCGCCCGACGGTGGGCTCCGACGGGGAGTTCGTGGTGGTCGGCGTCGTCCGCGACGTGACCGAGCGCAAGCGCTATGAGGAGGAGCTGTCCGCCGCCCGCGCCGAGGCGGAGGCGGCCAACCGCGTGAAGTCGGAATTCCTCGCTTCGATGAGCCACGAGATCCGCACGCCGCTGAACGGTGTCATCGGCTTCGCCGACCTGCTGCTTGCCACCGAACTGACCGCGGAGCAGCGCCAGTATGTGGCGCTCCAGCGCGAGGCCGGGCGTGGACTGCTGGCGATCATCGGCGACATCCTTGACTATTCGAAGATCGAAGCCGGCAAGCTGGAACTGGAGGAGCGCCCCTTCGACCTGCACCGGCTTTTGCGTGACTGCCGCGACCTGATGAGCAACGCCGCCTCGCAGAAGGGGCTGTTGCTGCAGCTGTCGCTGGGTGGCACCGTGCCGCGTTTCGTCCGGGGCGACGAGGCGCGCATCCGCCAGATCCTGCTGAACCTCGTCGGCAACGCGGTGAAGTTCACCGAACGCGGGTCCGTGCTGGTGTCGGCCGGGCTTCTGTCGGGGCAAAGCGGTGGAGATAACGGCGGTGATGACGGGGTCGCTCAAGTCCGTCTGGCGGTCAGCGACACCGGCCCCGGCATTCCGGCGGCCGATCAGGCCAACCTGTTCCAGCGCTTCAGCCAGGGCGACCGCTCCACCACCCGGCGCTATGGCGGCACCGGGCTCGGCCTCATCATCTCCAAGCAGCTGTCGGAACTGATGGGGGGGCAGATCGGCGTGCAGAGCAGCCCCGGCGTCGGCAGCACCTTCTGGTTCGAGCTGCCGCTGCCGGTCGCCGCCGCCCCCGGACTGTCCATTGCGGCATCGGAGGGCCAGCGCAACGAGGCCGCGGCGCCGCGCAGCGCCCGCATCCTGCTGGCCGAAGACGTGCCGATGAACCAGATCGTCACCTCCTCCATCCTCTGCAAGGCCGGCCATACGGTCGAGGTGGCGGAGGACGGCATCCTGGCGGTGGAGGCGATGCGCAGGGGCGAGTTCGACCTCGTCCTGATGGACATGCAGATGCCGCGGATGGACGGCTTGCAGGCGACCGCGGCGATCCGTCAGCTTGGCGGGCGGCGCGGGGCCGTGCCCATCATCGCGCTGACCGCCAATGCGCTGGCGGATCAGCTGCAGCTTTGCCTGGATGTCGGCATGAACGACCATGTCACCAAACCGATCGAGCGCGACACCCTGCTATCCGCGGTCGACCGCTGGCTCGACGCCAAGGTGACGGCGGAGCTGTCGGAGGGGGACGGCATGGAAGAGAAAGCGGCGGTTCTGGCCGGGGTGGCGCCGGTGTCCGACAGCGTGCCGGTGCTGAACCGTGCCACGCTGGACACGCTGGCCGATACGCTGGGGGCCGACGTGCTGCCCCGTTTCATCGCCGGGACGCTGTCCGAACTGGCCCTGCGCACCGACCGGATCAGCGAGGCGGAGTCGGCGAAGGCCGCAGCGGCCGACGCCCACGCCATGGTGTCGCTGGCCGGCAATGTCGGCCTGCTGGAGCTGTCGCGCGCCGCCCGCAAGCTTCAGCATGCCTGCGAGCAGCAGCGGCCGGACGTGCCGGTGTTGAAGACCGAACTGCGCGATGCGGTCAACCGCGCCTCCGCCACGCTTCAGGCGGCGCTGCCGACCCTGGGCGTCGCGGTGGAGACGGCGCGCTGA
- the maiA gene encoding maleylacetoacetate isomerase has protein sequence MKLHTYFRSSAAYRVRIALNLKGLAPDQAFVHLRKGEQAKPPYADLNPEHLVPALEVDGPDGHHVLTQSLAIIEYLDETRPTPPLLPADALGRARVRALALAIACDVHPLNNLRVLNRLKTMGHSQEDVDGWYRHWIAVGLTALEAQLAGDPRTGRFCHGDQPGLADILLVPQMANARRLDCPLEDYPTLLRIDEACRALPAFADAAPARQPDAEA, from the coding sequence GTGAAACTCCACACCTACTTCCGTTCCTCCGCCGCCTACCGCGTGCGCATCGCCCTGAACCTGAAGGGTTTGGCGCCGGACCAGGCCTTCGTTCATCTGCGCAAGGGCGAACAGGCCAAGCCGCCCTATGCCGACCTCAACCCGGAACATCTGGTGCCGGCGCTGGAGGTCGACGGGCCGGACGGGCACCATGTGCTGACCCAGTCGCTCGCCATCATCGAGTATCTCGACGAAACGCGCCCGACGCCCCCGCTGCTGCCGGCCGATGCGCTGGGCCGCGCGCGGGTGCGGGCGCTGGCGCTGGCGATCGCCTGCGACGTCCATCCGCTGAACAATCTGCGGGTTCTGAACCGTTTGAAGACGATGGGCCATAGCCAGGAGGACGTCGACGGCTGGTACCGGCACTGGATCGCCGTCGGGCTGACCGCGCTGGAGGCGCAGCTGGCCGGCGATCCGCGCACCGGGCGCTTCTGCCATGGCGACCAACCCGGGCTGGCCGACATCCTGCTGGTGCCGCAGATGGCGAACGCCCGCCGGCTCGATTGTCCGCTGGAGGACTATCCCACCCTGCTGCGCATCGACGAGGCCTGCCGCGCATTGCCGGCCTTCGCCGACGCCGCTCCGGCCCGCCAGCCTGATGCGGAGGCCTGA
- a CDS encoding ABC transporter ATP-binding protein, whose product MKMLATTDLSPDTTAQARRVGPPILKVEHLSREFGGVLAIGDLSFTIAAGDIHSIIGPNGAGKTTLFNLVTGVYKPSGGRVLFDGADVSGMAPYRLAARGMSRTFQNLQIFFNMTALENVMVGRHLHLNTRLLPALFRFPSLVRKDREAKERAAQLMTEVGLEKYIDADAASMPYGALKRLEIARALASEPKLLLLDEPAAGLNATESREIDEVIKTVAATGVTIVLVEHDMKMVMGISHRITALNQGRMLAEGTPQEVAANPDVIAAYLGAAP is encoded by the coding sequence ATGAAGATGCTGGCGACCACAGACCTTTCCCCCGATACCACGGCGCAGGCCCGCCGCGTCGGCCCGCCGATCCTGAAGGTGGAGCATCTCAGCCGCGAGTTCGGCGGCGTGCTCGCCATCGGCGATCTCAGCTTCACCATCGCCGCCGGCGACATCCATTCGATCATCGGGCCGAACGGTGCCGGCAAGACCACGCTGTTCAATCTGGTGACCGGCGTCTACAAGCCGTCGGGCGGCCGGGTGCTGTTCGACGGGGCCGACGTTTCGGGCATGGCGCCCTACCGGCTGGCCGCCCGCGGCATGTCGCGCACCTTCCAGAACCTGCAGATCTTCTTCAACATGACGGCGCTGGAGAACGTCATGGTGGGGCGGCACCTGCACCTGAACACCCGGCTGCTGCCGGCGCTGTTCCGCTTCCCGTCGCTGGTGCGCAAGGACCGCGAGGCGAAGGAGCGGGCGGCGCAACTGATGACCGAGGTCGGGCTGGAGAAATACATCGACGCCGACGCCGCCTCCATGCCCTACGGCGCGCTGAAGCGGCTTGAGATCGCCCGCGCGCTGGCGTCGGAGCCGAAGCTTCTGCTGCTGGACGAGCCGGCGGCCGGCCTGAACGCCACCGAAAGCCGCGAGATCGACGAGGTCATCAAGACCGTCGCCGCGACCGGCGTCACCATCGTCCTGGTGGAGCATGACATGAAGATGGTGATGGGCATCTCGCACCGGATCACCGCGCTGAACCAGGGCCGCATGCTGGCCGAAGGCACGCCGCAGGAGGTGGCGGCCAACCCGGACGTCATCGCCGCCTATCTCGGCGCCGCACCGTAA
- the paaX gene encoding phenylacetic acid degradation operon negative regulatory protein PaaX: protein MARPRRPEDLAAQLTETIAPRAKSLIITVYGDAVLPHGGSLWLGSLIELMDRFGMSERIIRTSVFRLCKDDWLTNTQIGRRSFYRVTDSGKERFAAAERRIYAPLAREWDRGWDLLMVPPNALDAETRDALRRELTWQGFGAASATVYAHPNCDEAAMHRSLAELGVADKIVHMKASLDRTEGFGALRDLVRGCWDIDQLEHDYAAFLDHFRPVWAAIDAAEAPDPAACFVLRTLMIHDFRRILLRDPMLPPDLLPADWPGQESRMLTRNLYRRLAGPSESFLMQAATTANGPLPDAQPSFHGRFGGLESVTAG, encoded by the coding sequence ATGGCTCGCCCGCGCCGCCCCGAAGACCTTGCCGCCCAGCTGACCGAGACCATCGCGCCGCGGGCGAAGTCGCTGATCATCACCGTCTATGGCGATGCGGTGCTGCCGCATGGCGGATCGCTGTGGCTGGGCAGCCTGATCGAACTGATGGACCGGTTCGGGATGAGCGAGCGGATCATCCGCACCTCGGTCTTCCGGCTGTGCAAGGACGACTGGCTGACCAACACCCAGATCGGCCGGCGCAGTTTTTACCGTGTCACCGACAGCGGGAAGGAACGCTTCGCCGCGGCCGAACGGCGGATCTACGCCCCGCTGGCGCGCGAATGGGACCGCGGCTGGGACCTGCTGATGGTGCCGCCCAACGCGCTGGATGCCGAGACGCGCGACGCCCTGCGGCGGGAGCTGACCTGGCAGGGCTTCGGCGCCGCATCGGCCACCGTCTATGCCCATCCCAACTGCGACGAGGCGGCGATGCACCGGTCGCTGGCCGAACTGGGGGTCGCCGACAAGATCGTCCACATGAAGGCCAGCCTGGACCGGACGGAAGGGTTCGGCGCACTGCGCGATCTGGTGCGCGGCTGCTGGGACATCGACCAGCTCGAACACGACTATGCGGCGTTCCTGGATCACTTCCGTCCGGTCTGGGCGGCGATCGACGCCGCCGAGGCGCCGGACCCCGCCGCCTGCTTCGTCCTGCGCACGCTGATGATCCATGATTTCCGCCGCATCCTGCTGCGCGACCCGATGCTGCCGCCCGACCTGCTGCCGGCGGACTGGCCGGGCCAGGAATCGCGGATGCTGACGCGCAATCTCTACCGCCGCCTCGCCGGCCCGTCGGAATCCTTCCTGATGCAGGCGGCGACCACCGCCAATGGCCCGCTGCCCGACGCCCAGCCCTCCTTCCACGGCCGCTTCGGCGGACTGGAGAGCGTCACGGCCGGCTGA
- a CDS encoding branched-chain amino acid ABC transporter permease → MFAELLQYLLSGLTIGAIYALAGLGFSIIYNASHVINFAQGEFIMIGGMASATLTASGVPLPLAILIGCGGAMLVGVLVAKFAVERARNASTVTLIIITIGASIFLRGVAELVWGKDFKRLDAFSGETPIQVLGASMQPQSLWVVGTAGVLIVAIGLFFARTLTGKAILATSHNRLAAQLVGIDVKRVVLASFALSAALGAVGGAVVAPITFSYTEMGIMLGLKGFTAAVLGGLGHGPGAVAGGLIVGIAEALGAGYISSAYKDAVAFVIILAVLLFMPNGLFGKRGTERV, encoded by the coding sequence ATGTTCGCGGAACTGCTGCAATATCTGCTGTCGGGGCTGACCATCGGCGCGATCTATGCGCTGGCGGGGCTCGGATTTTCGATCATCTACAACGCCAGCCACGTCATCAACTTCGCCCAGGGCGAGTTCATCATGATCGGCGGCATGGCGTCGGCCACCCTGACCGCGTCGGGCGTGCCCTTGCCGCTGGCGATCCTGATCGGCTGCGGCGGCGCCATGCTGGTGGGCGTATTAGTGGCGAAATTCGCGGTCGAACGCGCCCGCAACGCCTCCACCGTCACGCTGATCATCATCACCATCGGCGCGTCGATCTTCCTGCGCGGCGTCGCCGAGCTGGTCTGGGGCAAGGATTTCAAGCGGCTGGACGCCTTTTCGGGCGAGACGCCGATCCAGGTCCTGGGCGCCTCGATGCAGCCGCAGTCGCTGTGGGTGGTGGGAACGGCCGGCGTGCTGATCGTCGCCATCGGTCTGTTCTTTGCCAGGACGCTGACCGGCAAGGCGATCCTCGCCACCTCGCACAACCGGCTGGCGGCACAGCTGGTCGGCATCGACGTGAAGCGGGTGGTGCTCGCCTCCTTCGCGCTGTCGGCGGCGCTTGGCGCGGTCGGTGGTGCGGTGGTCGCCCCCATCACCTTCTCCTACACCGAGATGGGCATCATGCTGGGGCTGAAGGGCTTCACCGCCGCGGTGCTGGGCGGCCTCGGCCACGGGCCGGGCGCGGTGGCCGGCGGGCTGATCGTCGGCATCGCCGAGGCGCTGGGCGCCGGCTACATCTCCTCGGCCTACAAGGACGCGGTGGCCTTCGTCATCATCCTGGCCGTCCTTCTCTTCATGCCGAACGGGCTGTTCGGCAAGCGCGGCACCGAACGGGTGTAA
- a CDS encoding 2Fe-2S iron-sulfur cluster-binding protein yields MSRIRLHPSGRTVECRDGETVLSALEQAGYALPNNCRAGACGECKVKVLSGQFDQGMVLDMALSQPERKDGYGLMCMAKPISDELVIEYGTADAQPKLFPPRENVLFIVTDRIPRTPRIVELRLRPLGQPLRYWPGQYVMLGDASAGAPPRCYSIANAPRPDGEIVLQVTRVDGGPTSTWIHDTLTVGSMVKLSGPYGTFIGDPSVDSPVLCMAAGSGLAPILALTDAALRRGYRPPVTLLFSACTLADVYEMGLLSYWQAKYRNFKVKVTLTREEAAGHLTGRIPAILPGLFPDLSGHAIFTAGSPAFVESCVTAARALGARDDQIHSEGYVSQHIPETLPADRLMAVG; encoded by the coding sequence GTGAGCCGCATCCGCCTCCACCCCTCCGGCCGCACGGTCGAGTGCCGTGACGGCGAGACCGTCCTGTCGGCGCTGGAACAGGCCGGCTACGCCCTGCCCAACAACTGCCGTGCCGGCGCCTGCGGCGAATGCAAGGTCAAGGTCCTCAGCGGCCAGTTCGACCAGGGCATGGTTCTGGACATGGCGCTGTCCCAGCCGGAGCGGAAGGACGGCTATGGCCTGATGTGCATGGCCAAGCCGATCTCCGACGAGCTGGTGATCGAATACGGCACCGCCGATGCCCAGCCCAAGCTGTTCCCGCCGCGCGAAAATGTGCTGTTCATCGTCACCGACCGCATCCCGCGCACACCGCGCATCGTGGAACTGCGCCTGCGCCCGCTGGGCCAACCGCTGCGCTACTGGCCGGGCCAGTATGTGATGCTGGGCGACGCATCGGCCGGTGCGCCGCCGCGCTGCTATTCCATCGCCAACGCGCCCCGTCCCGATGGCGAGATCGTGCTGCAGGTGACCCGCGTCGACGGCGGGCCGACCAGCACCTGGATCCACGACACGCTGACGGTCGGCAGCATGGTCAAGCTGTCCGGCCCCTACGGCACCTTCATCGGCGACCCGTCGGTGGACAGCCCGGTGCTGTGCATGGCCGCCGGCTCCGGCCTCGCCCCCATCCTGGCGCTGACCGACGCGGCGCTGCGCCGCGGCTACCGCCCGCCGGTGACGCTGCTGTTCTCCGCCTGCACGCTGGCCGACGTGTATGAGATGGGGCTGCTCAGCTACTGGCAGGCCAAATACCGCAACTTCAAGGTCAAGGTGACGCTGACGCGCGAAGAGGCCGCCGGCCATCTGACCGGCCGCATCCCCGCCATACTGCCCGGCTTGTTCCCCGACCTGTCCGGCCATGCCATCTTCACCGCCGGCAGCCCGGCCTTCGTCGAGTCCTGCGTCACCGCCGCCCGGGCACTGGGCGCCAGGGACGACCAGATCCACAGCGAAGGCTATGTCTCCCAGCACATTCCGGAAACGCTGCCGGCCGACCGGCTGATGGCGGTGGGGTAA